The Triticum dicoccoides isolate Atlit2015 ecotype Zavitan chromosome 6A, WEW_v2.0, whole genome shotgun sequence genome has a window encoding:
- the LOC119315817 gene encoding transcription factor GTE4-like, translated as MSHPSSSPPPLAPPGLPLPRDPRSNPSTPPGQTNHLLVLHPRPTKQPSPSRASFLEQELDLLPATTTGDKNKTATQFPFPFFSLSGFLSLCSSLCSFPLDRGPPWTNAKAAKRIRMPPACLCSASPRQICSVPDALRLACRGSSKQTPSRSLLSAWDLQPTPRAPSDRRRPFLITILQLLTSSATTASFKLVASSPCFISSYVDLCALALFPRVQARSGREEPRRCDLLPLVAMAPLPFFFSEMQQRCIKHTATTRVSHLLDSRSGPASGLLCFQSGLSPWVSEHPSPCALLGQPDLAQPSPDPNPHPEPCPIPNSDPLEQTLASFRRSIRRPEAEDAVPPLSDPAAPTSPPPLSPTSSPHGAPAAASGDFSSGLARDGAAVPNGHADIDIRAAADDKARKRRVRSELRRQLASELDQVRVLSKRLKAAGEALAVEASQSVPRPPPLLTAGYVQPQFSGSDAVTPVQAPVAASVPPVRSFLPRRPLIVPEVHTESLDKEKRTPKANQLYQNSEFLLAKDRIPPSDSHGRKKTKHHKKKHRSSSAHGAGYNAEQRLYSHAFKKSSSLLSRLMKHKFGWVFNKPVDPVALGLHDYFAIIKHPMDLGTIKGQLTRGHYRDPKEFANDVRLTFHNAMTYNPKGQDVHFMAEQLLGIFEAQWPEIEAEVDYLASCPPLPKKFPPPPIDLRLLERSDSLKHHMVLDSKSRPISHTPISVRTPSLKKPKAKDLDKRDMTIDEKRKLSNNLQNLPPEKLDIVVQIIKNKNLSVRQHEDEIEVEIDSMDAETLWELDRFVANFKKNLSKQKRKAERAMLARQDVELRALHAAQQTSQQPNIGEKSPKLNLMVGEQLAPSVPDQNNNNGPSASRSSSSSSTSSDSDSSSSDSDSDSSSTDGSNAANSS; from the exons ATGTCCCATCCATCCTCCTCTCCGCCGCCACTAGCTCCACCTGGTCTCCCCCTTCCTCGGGATCCCCGATCGAATCCATCCACCCCACCTGGCCAAACCAACCACCTCCTCGTTTTGCATCCCCGACCAACCAAGCAGCCCAGCCcctcgcgcgcctccttccttgagCAGGAGCTCGACCTgctgccggcgaccaccaccgGCGACAAGAACAAGACCGCTACCCAGTTCCCCTTCCCCTTCTTTTCCCTCTCTGGGTTCCTCTCCCTCTGCTCATCCCTCTGCTCGTTTCCTTTGGACAGGGGACCTCCATGGACGAACGCCAAGGCTGCCAAGAGGATCCGGATGCCGCCGGCTTGCCTCTGCTCCGCCTCCCCTCGCCAAATCTGCTCCGTTCCCGACGCCCTCCGCCTCGCTTGCCGTGGGAGCTCCAAGCAGACGCCTTCCAGGAGCCTCCTGTCCGCATGGGACCTCCAACCAACGCCTCGGGCCCCTTCTGACCGCCGGCGCCCCTTCCTCATCACGATCCTGCAGCTGCTGACCTCGTCG GCAACAACAGCCTCGTTCAAGCTCGTCGCCTCAAGCCCCTGCTTCATCTCCTCCTACGTGGATCTGTGCGCCCTCGCTTTGTTCCCGCGGGTTCAGGCGCGATCTGGCCGGGAAGAGCCCCGCCGCTGCGACCTCCTGCCTCTTGTTGCCATGGCGCCACTGCCGTTCTTCTTCAGCGAGATGCAGCAGCGCTGCATCAAGCACACGGCCACCACGCGCGTGAGTCACCTgctggactccagatctggcccagCCAGCGGCCTCCTCTGCTTCCAGTCGGGCCTCAGCCCATGGGTGAGCGAACACCCGAgcccctgtgcactgttgggccagccAGATTTGGCCC AACCTAGCCCCGACCCCAATCCCCATCCAGAACCTTGCCCCATTCCTAATTCCGACCCCCTTGAGCAAACCCTAGCCTCGTTCCGTCGCTCGATTCGTCGCCCGGAGGCTGAGGATGCGGTGCCGCCGCTCTCCGATCCGGCCGCACcgacttctcctcctcctctttctcCCACATCGTCGCCGCACGGGGCACCGGCTGCCGCCTCCGGCGATTTCTCCTCCGGCCTTGCCCGGGATGGCGCCGCCGTTCCAAACGGTCATGCCGACATCGACATCCGGGCGGCCGCGGATGACAAGGCTCGGAAGCGCAGGGTCCGGAGCGAGCTGCGTCGGCAGCTTGCGTCAGAGCTCGACCAGGTACGCGTGCTCTCCAAGCGCCTCAAGGCGGCTGGCGAGGCCTTGGCAGTTGAGGCATCCCAGTCCGTACCTCGGCCACCGCCTCTGCTCACTGCTGGGTATGTGCAACCCCAATTCTCAGGCAGTGATGCTGTGACGCCCGTACAGGCCCCAGTTGCTGCTTCTGTTCCTCCTGTCCGCTCGTTCCTACCACGCCGCCCGCTAATTGTGCCAGAAGTTCACACAGAATCACTTGACAAGGAAAAGCGAACACCAAAGGCCAATCAGCTTTACCAAAATTCAGAGTTCTTGCTTGCCAAAGATAGGATACCGCCATCAGATTCACATGGCCGGAAGAAAACCAAGCACCACAAGAAGAAACACCGTTCCTCGTCAGCTCATGGTGCAGGTTACAACGCTGAGCAGCGACTCTACTCGCATGCATTTAAGAAGTCTTCATCCCTGCTGTCCCGACTAATGAAGCACAAATTTGGGTGGGTGTTTAACAAGCCTGTTGATCCTGTTGCACTTGGGTTGCATGACTATTTTGCCATTATTAAGCACCCGATGGATCTTGGCACTATAAAGGGGCAGCTTACTCGTGGGCATTACAGGGACCCAAAGGAGTTTGCTAATGATGTACGGCTAACATTCCATAATGCCATGACGTATAATCCCAAAGGGCAGGATGTGCATTTCATGGCTGAGCAATTGTTAGGAATTTTTGAAGCTCAGTGGCCTGAGATTGAGGCTGAGGTTGACTACCTTGCGTCATGCCCACCTTTGCCGAAGAAGTTTCCACCTCCCCCGATAGACTTGCGCTTACTAGAGAGGTCAGATTCCTTAAAGCACCATATGGTGCTGGACTCCAAGTCAAGGCCGATAAGTCATACTCCTATTAGTGTCCGCACTCCATCATTGAAGAAGCCGAAGGCAAAGGATCTGGATAAAAGAGATATGACGATAGATGAGAAGCGTAAACTTAGCAATAACCTTCAGAACTTGCCTCCTGAAAAGCTTGATATTGTTGTGCAGATCATTAAGAACAAGAATCTTTCAGTTAGGCAGCATGAAGATGAGATTGAGGTTGAGATAGATAGCATGGATGCGGAGACACTTTGGGAACTTGATAGATTTGTTGCTAACTTCAAGAAGAACCTGAGCAAGCAAAAGAGGAAGGCTGAgcgtgcaatgcttgcaaggcaagATGTAGAGTTGCGTGCTCTGCATGCTGCACAACAAACA AGTCAACAACCTAATATTGGTGAAAAATCTCCAAAGCTAA ATTTGATGGTGGGCGAGCAATTAGCACCTTCTGTGCCAGACCAAAATAATAATAATGGACCGAGTGCCAGTAGATCTAGCAGCTCAAGCAGCACCAGCAGTGATTCAGATTCCTCTTCTAGTG ACTCGGACAGTGACAGCTCTTCTACAGATGGATCAAATGCTGCCAATTCATCTTGA